From Brassica oleracea var. oleracea cultivar TO1000 chromosome C3, BOL, whole genome shotgun sequence, a single genomic window includes:
- the LOC106333624 gene encoding probable hexokinase-like 2 protein, translating to MARKEVVAVTAAVVTAVAAAVIIGQWVRRKERRRKQTQMIFKKFARECATPVSKLWAVADALVADMTAFLSATTAAGSCGSLNMLVSFAGALPSGEEKGIRYGANLRGKELLLLRGTLGGNEEPISDVHKQEISIPADVLNGSFKELCDYISLELVKFIGMNPGEETDEVKNLGFTLTRYVEQFGPSSISAIQRKGLANDDDDTVLKEFLNDMNESLESHGLKIRMNVALVDDTIGVLAGGRYYHKDTVAAVTLGMGTNAAYIEQAQEVLRWKPSIPNEPQEIVISTEWGDFRSCHLPVTEYDAALDAESLNPRSCVFEKMVAGGYLGEIVRRVLLKMTQESALFGDILPPKLTTPYTLSSPDMAAMHQDISEDREIVNKKLKDVFGIMYSTLAAREVVVEVCDVVAERAARVAGAGIVGMVKKLGRLEKKMSIVIVEGGLYDHYRVFRNYLHSSVWEMLGDELSDHVVIEHSHGGSGAGALFFAACGNVKT from the exons ATGGCCAGGAAAGAGGTGGTGGCGGTCACTGCTGCGGTGGTTACTGCGGTTGCAGCGGCTGTAATAATTGGTCAATGGGTGCGGAGGAAGGAGCGGCGGCGGAAACAAACACAGATGATTTTTAAAAAATTCGCTAGAGAATGCGCCACGCCGGTTTCGAAGCTATGGGCGGTGGCGGACGCCTTGGTAGCCGACATGACCGCCTTTCTCTCTGCCACTACAGCCGCCGGGAGTTGCGGCTCCCTCAACATGCTCGTTTCATTCGCCGGTGCTCTCCCTTCAGG GGAAGAGAAGGGGATACGTTATGGAGCTAACTTGCGAGGCAAGGAACTTCTACTGTTACGTGGAACTTTAGGAGGTAACGAAGAGCCTATTTCCGATGTACATAAACAGGAGATTTCAATCCCTGCGGATGTTTTAAACGGCTCTTTCAAG GAGCTGTGCGATTACATATCCTTGGAGCTAGTTAAGTTCATTGGGATGAATCCTGGAGAAGAAACAGATGAAGTTAAGAATCTAGGGTTTACGTTAACACGCTATGTCGAACAGTTTGGGCCTAGTTCAATCTCGGCGATACAGAGGAAGGGCTTAGCAAATGATGATGATGACACGGTTTTGAAGGAGTTTTTGAATGATATGAATGAATCATTGGAGAGTCACGGACTGAAGATTCGGATGAACGTGGCGCTG GTGGATGACACAATTGGAGTGTTGGCTGGAGGAAGGTACTATCATAAGGACACTGTGGCTGCAGTCACTTTAGGTATGGGAACTAACGCTGCTTACATCGAACAAGCTCAGGAGGTTCTGAGATGGAAACCCTCGATACCAAACGAGCCACAAGAGATT GTTATTAGCACGGAGTGGGGAGATTTCAGATCATGTCATCTTCCTGTAACTGAATATGATGCTGCTCTTGACGCAGAAAGCCTGAATCCTAGAAGCTGT GTATTTGAGAAGATGGTGGCTGGAGGATACTTAGGGGAGATAGTGAGAAGAGTGTTGCTAAAAATGACACAAGAATCTGCTTTATTTGGAGATATACTACCTCCAAAACTGACAACCCCTTACACTTTAAG TTCGCCAGATATGGCCGCGATGCATCAAGATATATCAGAAGATCGAGAGATTGTAAACAAAAAGCTCAAGGATGTTTTCGGG ATCATGTATTCAACTCTTGCGGCTAGAGAAGTGGTGGTTGAAGTGTGCGATGTAGTGGCGGAAAGAGCGGCGCGTGTGGCAGGAGCAGGAATAGTTGGGATGGTAAAGAAGCTGGGAAGGTTAGAGAAAAAGATGAGCATTGTGATAGTTGAAGGAGGGTTGTATGATCATTACAGGGTCTTTAGAAACTATCTTCATAGCAGTGTTTGGGAAATGCTCGGCGATGAGTTATCGGACCATGTCGTCATTGAGCATTCTCACGGTGGATCTGGTGCCGGAGCCCTTTTCTTTGCTGCTTGCGGCAACGTTAAAACCTAA